The following are encoded together in the Acetomicrobium sp. S15 = DSM 107314 genome:
- a CDS encoding molybdopterin-guanine dinucleotide biosynthesis protein MobB, with product MPFAVAVCGFKDSGKSTLCYKLLEGLRSKGLRVAYVKRTQEEVLSPAGTDSGDGAALGFETLLWGRDGVRCEAKGAAFDISFLTVRFFSEADFILVEGGKELSLPKIWVGPPGSSPPGVKGILAYYHSESPSNGVLSFRRGEEEAMIEWLYGLQQQRASASLRLYLDYRELPLKDFVADMIAGGLRGMIMALKGGEAVKRGAFVYLRGDKTGGER from the coding sequence ATGCCATTTGCTGTGGCGGTGTGCGGTTTTAAGGATAGCGGCAAATCGACGCTTTGTTACAAGCTGTTGGAGGGCTTGCGTTCAAAGGGCCTCCGGGTGGCTTACGTTAAGCGCACTCAGGAGGAGGTCTTATCTCCCGCTGGTACGGACAGCGGAGACGGCGCCGCCTTGGGCTTCGAGACGCTGCTTTGGGGGCGCGATGGTGTCAGATGTGAGGCGAAGGGCGCCGCTTTCGATATTTCCTTCTTGACGGTTCGTTTCTTCTCTGAAGCGGATTTTATCCTCGTGGAGGGGGGGAAGGAGCTCTCTTTGCCTAAAATTTGGGTGGGACCTCCCGGTTCTTCACCGCCTGGGGTGAAGGGAATCTTGGCTTACTATCATAGTGAGTCTCCGTCAAATGGCGTTCTCTCCTTTCGCCGCGGCGAAGAAGAAGCGATGATTGAGTGGTTATACGGTTTACAGCAGCAAAGGGCATCGGCCTCATTGAGGCTGTATCTGGACTATAGAGAATTGCCTTTAAAAGACTTCGTGGCCGACATGATCGCGGGGGGATTGAGGGGGATGATAATGGCGCTCAAAGGCGGCGAGGCTGTCAAGCGTGGCGCTTTTGTATATCTGCGTGGCGACAAAACTGGGGGAGAACGATAG
- a CDS encoding sodium-translocating pyrophosphatase, whose translation MNGYVLWLTGGTGVLALVFAILAVGRIGAMEVKIERVKELSEIVHRGAMTFLYREYKALIPFVLLVGALLAWKASFPLAVSFVFGAFCSALAGFLGMRVATRANGNTAYAATAGMNQALQVAFTGGVVMGMFVVGIGILGVVLAYWLYGDPNIITGFGFGASSIALFARVGGGIYTKAADMGADLVGKVEAGIPEDDPRNPAVIADNVGDNVGDIAGMGADLFESYVNSIIAAMALGVVAFGPTGAAYPLLLAGSGIVSAVLGTFFVRVKEGGDPQFALRKGTIATGLFMMIGAFLVTRALFGDIALFWSVLGGVILGVAIGYVTEFYTSIGSKPVRQIAESAATGHATNILSGISVGMMSTAIPVLLICAAVLIGYKFGGLYGIACSAVGMLSITGMTLSVDAYGPIADNAGGIAQMSQLPPSVRQITDRLDAVGNTTAAIGKGLAIGSAALTALALFATYATAVRLDHIDLNDPMVMAGLFIGGMLPFLFSSMAIMAVGRAAQSMIDEVRRQFREITGLMEGSAQPEYERCVDISTAAALKEMLVPGLMAVVAPIAVGLLLGPGALGGLLGGSIITGVMLAIFMANAGGAWDNAKKYIEEGHFGGKGTPSHAAAVVGDTVGDPFKDTAGPSLNILIKLMSVIAVVLAPLL comes from the coding sequence ATGAACGGCTATGTGTTGTGGCTGACCGGAGGTACTGGTGTTTTGGCGCTTGTCTTTGCTATTCTGGCAGTGGGGCGCATTGGCGCTATGGAGGTGAAGATCGAGAGAGTCAAAGAGCTCTCCGAGATCGTCCACAGAGGCGCCATGACCTTTTTATACCGGGAGTACAAGGCCCTCATTCCCTTTGTATTGCTCGTGGGAGCGCTATTGGCCTGGAAGGCCTCCTTCCCTCTCGCTGTCTCTTTCGTTTTCGGTGCCTTTTGCAGCGCTTTGGCAGGTTTCTTGGGGATGCGCGTTGCCACGAGGGCCAATGGCAATACGGCTTACGCGGCGACTGCCGGTATGAACCAAGCCCTGCAGGTGGCCTTTACTGGCGGTGTTGTAATGGGGATGTTCGTCGTGGGGATAGGGATTTTGGGCGTGGTATTGGCTTACTGGCTTTATGGTGACCCTAATATAATCACAGGTTTCGGCTTCGGTGCTAGTTCTATAGCGTTGTTCGCACGCGTCGGCGGGGGTATCTACACGAAGGCTGCAGATATGGGGGCTGACCTGGTCGGCAAAGTGGAGGCGGGCATTCCAGAAGACGACCCAAGGAATCCGGCCGTTATAGCGGATAACGTCGGCGACAACGTGGGTGACATAGCTGGGATGGGGGCCGATCTATTCGAGTCATACGTGAACTCCATCATAGCCGCTATGGCTCTTGGCGTGGTAGCTTTCGGTCCAACGGGAGCAGCGTATCCGCTATTGCTCGCTGGAAGCGGCATAGTCTCCGCCGTTTTGGGCACGTTTTTCGTCCGGGTGAAGGAGGGCGGCGATCCTCAGTTCGCTTTGAGGAAGGGGACGATAGCCACCGGCCTATTCATGATGATCGGCGCATTCCTCGTCACGCGTGCCCTTTTTGGCGATATCGCCCTCTTTTGGTCTGTCCTGGGAGGGGTCATCCTGGGCGTGGCGATAGGGTATGTCACGGAGTTTTATACTTCTATAGGTTCAAAACCGGTGCGTCAAATTGCCGAGTCAGCTGCAACGGGACATGCCACCAACATCTTGTCGGGCATTTCTGTGGGCATGATGTCCACGGCAATACCGGTATTGCTCATATGTGCGGCGGTGCTGATAGGTTACAAATTCGGCGGACTTTACGGCATCGCATGCTCTGCTGTGGGAATGCTCTCGATAACTGGGATGACCTTGTCTGTGGATGCCTATGGCCCAATAGCGGACAATGCCGGGGGTATAGCCCAGATGAGCCAATTGCCTCCATCTGTACGTCAGATCACGGACAGATTAGATGCTGTTGGCAACACCACCGCTGCCATAGGAAAGGGATTGGCAATAGGGTCAGCTGCACTGACAGCCTTAGCGCTATTTGCGACTTATGCCACTGCGGTGCGGCTCGATCACATAGATCTCAACGACCCGATGGTGATGGCTGGTCTTTTTATAGGTGGCATGTTGCCGTTCCTCTTCTCTTCTATGGCGATCATGGCCGTTGGAAGAGCTGCCCAGTCGATGATCGACGAGGTGCGCCGTCAGTTTAGGGAGATCACGGGTCTCATGGAAGGCAGTGCCCAGCCAGAATACGAGCGCTGCGTAGATATATCGACTGCCGCAGCGCTGAAGGAAATGTTAGTGCCTGGCCTTATGGCGGTGGTGGCTCCTATAGCCGTAGGGCTGCTTTTGGGTCCCGGGGCGCTTGGTGGGCTGTTGGGAGGATCCATAATTACGGGTGTGATGTTGGCCATATTCATGGCCAACGCCGGTGGAGCTTGGGATAATGCCAAAAAATACATCGAGGAAGGGCACTTCGGCGGCAAGGGCACGCCCTCTCACGCAGCGGCAGTGGTGGGTGACACCGTGGGGGATCCGTTCAAAGATACGGCGGGGCCAAGCCTCAACATCCTCATTAAGCTCATGTCTGTTATCGCTGTAGTTTTGGCGCCGCTTCTGTGA